A DNA window from Kitasatospora atroaurantiaca contains the following coding sequences:
- a CDS encoding dihydrofolate reductase family protein: MSREANRAPGAAWTHWYRVVCEPEERPVRKDRTPATAKLTLTTVLGSDVPGEVSRLKEQVSDGELQIHGSGALARSLMAHDLIDEYHLLVYPVVLGKGKRLFPDGGLPTSFRLDESRTTGAGVAIHTYRPTGRATFGSF, from the coding sequence CTGAGCCGAGAGGCGAACCGAGCACCCGGCGCGGCGTGGACCCACTGGTACCGGGTCGTCTGCGAGCCTGAGGAGCGACCCGTACGGAAGGACAGGACACCTGCCACGGCCAAGCTGACCCTCACCACGGTCCTCGGCAGCGATGTGCCGGGCGAGGTCAGCAGGCTCAAGGAGCAGGTGTCCGACGGCGAGCTCCAGATCCACGGCAGCGGTGCACTCGCCCGGTCGCTGATGGCCCATGACCTGATCGACGAGTACCACCTGCTGGTCTACCCCGTCGTCCTGGGCAAGGGGAAGCGGCTCTTCCCGGACGGGGGGCTGCCCACCTCGTTCCGGCTCGACGAGTCCCGCACCACCGGCGCCGGCGTCGCCATTCACACGTACCGGCCGACGGGACGGGCGACCTTCGGTTCGTTCTGA